In the Salmo trutta chromosome 13, fSalTru1.1, whole genome shotgun sequence genome, CTCCTGCAAAACTCCACCACAAAAAGACAACTGCCAGAGTGGAAAAAACAAAGCATTCCTTTCAAAGTGCAATTCAACATCCCCATTCAACTATTGGACCATTCTGGAATCTGTCTTTAAAAATAAGTCTGATCCAACTGGATTTACTGTGAACATTGTGAATAAACACCCATCTTTACCAGTCTGAATGCAACATAAAGGTTTATAATACCATACATATGCAATCCTATGTAGCTTTGATTCAGGAGATACAGAACATTAGTTCACCACCAAACCAAATCACACATCAGAAGGATTGGAGCTCCAGGGTAGTGACCAACCCCTCGCCCCTTAAACTCCAGACACTAGTGGAGATATCAAAGCATCGGTAAAGTAAACGCAATATGGTAATAAATCCACTTTGTCGTGAAATAACTGAGCCATTTTGTCAACACCTATCCATTCCTCAGATCAACAGAAGTACCTGGGGTAAGGTACAAGGCTGGGTTTGGAATTCAAGCCGGCTCTTGACGGTATCACAGAGGTTCACCGGACTGCCGGATAGATACTGTAGATTGATAGGCATTAGTATGGAGCTGTTGGAAGCCAGCGGAGTCAAGGATGTGGccaaaacagcaccctattccctatataaaagggacttttgaccagggccgggAGTCTGGCTGAGGTGGTTTATCACTGAGGTAATCGCTGACTGACTGATCCTTGGGGGTTAGCCGAGTCTCCGTTTAAAAAAGAAAAGCTTAATTTCCCCTCTGATGCGAAAAAAAAGGACATGACTGACAGGTTAAAGCAATATGGAGACCAATCGTACCCTGTTAACTCAATATAAAATGTACATATTACAGTATACTGACCATATTCTGCTAGCAGAGCGCTCAGGTAGGCTAACGTTTACAGCATCCAGAACAGGCCTACGCCCTACAGTAGTGCTATCAACTGTCAGCATTAGGGAAGGAAAGGAATCCATTCAAGACTATTGGGACAAAGCCTGGGTTCACTACGACCTATGACCCAATCCTCCAGACATATGACTGGACAGCTTTGGGGGGTAAATATGTTGAGGACTTGTCTACCTTAGGATATCAATACATATCAAATATTTAAACCAATTAAATCAAAAAAGGTGTTACATTGGTCATTTTTGGCCAATCGGGTACTCTTGTGAGGGTGCGTGTAACCAACATACGATGTCAATAGCTACAATATATTGGGAGTACACTAACAGAAAGAACAGCATTACTAAAGACAAGTGATTTACATTTAGTCAATGCAACCATCAAAACAGAAGATTATAAATAAGTGATCACCACAATCATGTTTTTTTGGCATGATATACCAGCTAAATTCACTTCCCAAGTTTAATGTATTATAACAAATCACTTTTATGAACAGTTATACTTATGTAACAGTTCTAGAACACCAATGGTACTGAACAAATTCTCAGAAATGAAAAGATCCACAGTTACGATTTCTATGATTCCAATTCCAAGGCAATTTACCAATATAAATGATACATCGGTGGAATGAATAGAGTAGTATTGGTTGTTATTGACATGGGATAATGGACCCCTTGACCCTACGAGTAACAAAACAGCTTTGTAAAAACGTTACATATTTGCAGTGGGATGATAGTCAATAGCCGATAATCACATAGGTATATTGtcttaaatattacattttgatCATTTCAACCTATTACACACAAATGACTTCAGTTCCTGCATAGAATCATATGAAGCAGATATTGAATCTCCCAAAAAATATTATGAGGTTAAAGAAGAAACGCATCTAAATTATAATATTGATGTAATATATTTCTGAATAGCGAAAACAGTGTTTCACAAGTAGGCTTATAAAAaggcaagtataaacaacattaCAACAGAATATCTACAGTTCAGTAGGAACATTATAGTTCAAATCACACCTGGTCAACTGAAAACTAACTGATTCATGCTGCTGCTACCACCACGAGGAGGGAACAAATGGTAGAGAGGACCTTAGAATATTGACCCTGGAAAGCACTATCACTCTCTTCTTCCAAACCCAGTTGCGGTGGACTGATCTATAGACAGAGTAGAGGAAAAGGTTTAACTCTAAGCAATCACACAATCAGCCACTCAGTGAATGAGAgagttttgcaaaaaaaatattcAGATAGCTTTCCCAATCAGATATCCTGGTTGGAGGATCCAGAATTTCCTGCTTATGCATCCTGATTCCAAGTGATCTTCCAACCAGGTTTTCCAGAAGTTTGCAACCCTTTTTTCGTAGCCATCTGTTGTGTCAGCGTACCCGTGTTCTCTGGTGGTGGTCTGGAACCATCCCCGGCGCCGGACCACCTGGAGCCTCTGGGCTGGGGGAACGATGACAGCACCGGGAATCACATTTTATTCATATTGTCCTTTTTACATAAATTGTCACAGAGTGCTTTACGGTAACCCGGCCTAAGCCTCCAAACAGCAAGTAGCTGCTTAGTGGCAAGGGGAAAACGCTTCTCTGTCAGTAGCTATAATCTAGGGGTAGTAGCTAGCGGTCCGATTGGGATTCGGTCacattcactaggaaccaaaacGGAAGAAAACAAACCAAAATAGGGATCGACAACCTGAAAAAGTCCAATAAGATTACGCTTATTTgagttttccattgcaaaacagttTCCACTAATAAATCTATTGTGATACGGACCCTTACCGGTGTGAAGTCGCCGCGTCCCGTTTGCGCTACACTGTCGGCGGCAGCAGTTGCTGCGATGTTGAGTATCCTGGGTTGGTGGTGTGTTGTCCAGACGTCCTGCCCCGAGCCTCCTCCTGGAGCAACCTGCATAAAGGGACCATAGTAGGGAGGGCTCAGAGGGCTGTTCATGGTGCCTGAGGAGGGGTGTGAGGTACGCCTCTCCTGCTGGCCCTACCAGGGAACACAGGGATACAGACCTCGGTAACCCCGGTCAGAGCAGAGTAAGGCAGGGCAAGCAGCCAGGAAGAGGAAGCACAGCGTCCAGTCACTTGGATTTATACAACATATCTAGTTTATCTACATCTGAAAATACGGAGGGGGTTGTTTTCAGCCAGGCAGAGGAATGTTTCAGTAGTTTCAGATAAAACTGGAGTAAAGCACAGCCCTAGATGGTGCTCCTCAAACAGACAGGAAGTGAAGCACAGCACACAGCCATTTGTACTTATCTAAATCAGGAGAAAATCCATCCTATTGACATCATTACTTCAGGGATGTCTTTAAGTGTTATGTGGAACTAGACTAATAGGGCTTGTCTTCACATGACTGTGGTGGTAAACCTGTGTCTGATGACTGAGGGGTTAGCCTATAATACCTATACTAACAGACTAGGATCACCACAGACATGTGAAGACAAGCTAAACCCGTCTATAGAGGGAGATGAGAAGGAACTGAGGCCCGGTGACTACAGTACCCGTCTATAGAAGGAGATGAGAAGGAAATGAGGCCCGGTGTCTACAGTACCCGTCTATAGAGGGAGATGAGAAGGAACTGAGGCCCGGTGACTACAGTACCCGTCTATAGAGGGAGATGAGAAGGAACTGAGGCCCGGTGACTACAGTACCCGTCTATAGAAGGAGATGAGAAGGAAATGAGGCCCGGTGTCTACAGTACCCGTCTATAGAGGGAGATGAGAAGGGCCTGAGGCCCGGTGACTACAGTACCCGTCTATAGAAGGAGATGAGAAGGAAATGAGGCCCGGTGACTACAGTACCCGTCTATAGAGAGCCTGAGAAGGGCCTGAGGCCCGGTGACTACAGTACCCGTCTATAGAGGGAGATGAGAAGGAACTGAGGCCCGGTGACTACAGTACCCGTCTATAGAGGGAGATGAGAAGGGCCTGAGGCCCGGTGACTACAGTACCCGTCTATAGAGGGAGATGAGAAGGGCCTGAGGCCCGGTGACTACAGTACCCGTCTATAGAGGGAGATGAGAAGGAAATGAGGCCCGGTGACTACAGTACCCGTCTATAGAGGGAGATGAGAAGGAAATGAGGCCCGGTGACTACAGTACCTGTCTATAGAGGGAGATGAGAAGGGCCTGAGGCCCGGTGACTACAGTACCCGTCTATAGAGGGAGATGAGAAGGGCCTGAGGCCCGGTGACTACAGTACCCATCTATAGAGGGAGATGAGAAGGAACTGAGGCCCGGtgactacagtaccagtctataGAGGGAGATGAGAAGGGCCTGAGGCCCGGTGACTGCAGTACCCGTCTATAGAGGGAGATGAGAAGGAACTGAGGCCCGGTGACTACAGTACCCGTCTATAGAGAGCCTGAGAAGGGCCTGAGGCCCGGTGACTACAGTACCCGTCTATAGAGGGAGATGAGAAGGGCCTGAGGCCCGGTGACTACAGTACCCGTCTATAGAGGGAGATGAGAAGGGCCTGAGGCCCGGTGACTACAGTACCCGTCTATAGAGGGAGATGAGAAGGGGGGCCTGAGGCCCGGTGACTACAGTACCTGTTTATGATGCTGCATCTGTAGTCTCTCCAGCTTGCATCTCTCCCTCTGGGCCTGGAGAAGATGGCGGAGGAGCAAACCAACAGAAATGGATGAACACACATCAGGAAAACCAACAcatgggaggtggaggagatgaGAACCACCATATTCAATGCAAAGTGCTGTGAAACAGTCTGCGTCGTCCCAAgaggtaccctattccctatacagtgcactattgaccagggcccataggtatgTGCACTACataaagaatagggtgccatttaggaagcAGATGAAAGCAGCTCCTAACCTGATTGGTGAGGTTGGTCACCTGACCCTGCAGCCTCTCCACCTGTCTCCTCAAGTCCTCCTTTTCCTCGTTCATTCGTTCCCTGTCGCTCCTCTCTTTCCTAAAGTCCTCCTCAAAGATCTTCACCTGAGAGAGTAGATACAGCAATGGGATGATGATTACCTCGGGTACTAAGTTGGTGAGGGAGGAGGACCTCGGGTACTAAGTTGGTGAGGGAGGAGGACCTCGGGTACTAAGTTGGTGAGGGAGGAGGACCTCGGGTACTAAGTTGGTGAGGGAGGAGGACCTCGGGTACTAAGTTGGTGAGGGAGGAGGACCTCGGGTACTAAGTTGGTGAGGGAGGAGGACCTCGGGTACTAAGTTGGTGAGGGAGGAGGACCTCGGGTACTAAGTTGGTGAGGGGGGAGGACCTCGGGTACTAAGTTGGTGAGGGGGGAGGACCTCGGGTACTAAGTTGGTGAGGGAGGAGGACCTCGGGTACTAAGTTGGTGAGGGAGGAGGACCTCGGGTACTAAGTTGGTGAGGGGGGAGGACCTCGGGTACTAAGTTGGTGAGGGGGGAGGACCTCGGGTACTAAGTTGGTGAGGGAGGAGGACCTCGGGTACTAAGTTGGTGAGGGAGGAGGACCTCGGGTACTAAgttggtgagggaggaggaggattacCTCGGGTACTAAGTGTGTCTAACTGACCTGTTCCTTTAACACCGCTATCTGAGTGAGCAGCGCCTGCCTCGTAAAGTTACTAGGCCTGTCGTCATGGTTACCGCTGGTGCCCTGGCCCAGTGGCTgctgggaggaggggggagggtgcAGGTTCAGGGCCTTTTCTAGAGCCTGAAGGGTGGCAGAGGGAGACAGTAAATTAGAACACAGTAcatacagtgtacacacacagtatacacacacagtacacacacagacgATAGTGACCCTGTTGAGGCGCTGTATCTCCTTCTCCTGGTACTCTCTCTGTTTACTGAGGGGCAGCAGCTGATCCTGCAGGTAACGAACCTTCTGCTTCAACTCTGTGGTCTCAGAGTTCAGACACTCCTTCTCCCCCTGAAAACATTCATACAACATTACCACAACCATTTCACAACCTGCTTCAACTCAACTTTTTCAGAGTTCATTCACAGTTTAAACCAGACTGAAGGATGTGAAAGTCTGATGAGTAATGTTTCACATGTCAGAGACTGTCAGGTTAAAGTTCATCTGATGGTGACCTAACAGTGACCATCATATCATAGTCATCCTGGCATGTTTTTGCAAAAAGGTGAAATGTCACAATAGCTGATGTTTTTCTCAGTACATTtcagtcaatgggaaaagatgagtaTCACAGGCTTGACATACTTCTCATTTAAtctcatgtctgtctctctacctccttatttccctcactctcttctctctctccaccctctgtcCCCCTCTTACCCTCCTTCcaccctcttcccctcctccaccGTCTCTttaccctcccccctctctcacgcCTCGCTTAACCTTTACAGAGGGTaatgctcctgaacagcttccacccccaagtcataagactgctgaacagcttctacccccaagctataagactgctgaacagcttccacccccaagctataagactgctgaacagcttctacctccaagccataagactccaagccataagacttgagatactcaatgagagggggcagcactgagctagcctgcaacgccACTTCCTGGACTAGCTTCATCTGTGCATGTTATGTCTACATACATATTTGATTTCCTTGGCTTCACATGAGCTATTTTGAGTCCATTATACAGTCATTGTGTCACAACAGACAGGTGAGAAACACTCAATGGACCGTGTCTGAGTGGGCTGGAGCAGTCCTCCACGCTGACACAGACCTGTTCCCAGCAGTGAAGACCCCACACtcaccaacacatacacacacacagcaaaaatGTTGTGTACGTTGTTGGGTTTGTGTACGTCTTGAGGACATTGTTgggtctgtactgggtctgtacTGGGTTTCTGTGGGTTCTCACCTGTACGTTCTCGATCTTGGACTTGGCAAGCAGCAGCTTCTTATCGTAGTCCCGCTGCCTCTGTTCTCGCTCCGCCTCTAACTCCTGCACGGCCTTCTGGGAGTCCGCTAGCCGCTGACGCAGGTCTGTGATctgatcggggggggggggggggggttgttcaaACTCTTAAAACAGGGAGTATGTCTTTTCAACGAGACAAATGATCAGAATCATCATTTCAGACTCAGCAGAATGATGTGGAGCAGTTTAGGGTTGGCCCCAAATCTCCGAGCCGTGGAAGTGTGCGTGGGCGTGTAGGCGTGTGTGTCTTcaaatgtgtgtgtctcagtgtgtgggtgtgtggaccACAGCAGGAACAGTGAGTaccagagaggtgaggggatTTCTGACAGATGTGTCACTAGAACATGTGGTTGactcactcacagacacagccTGGGTGCCATCAAAGTACACACCACCGCATTTTTTCCATCAACACACACAGGTTACTATAtgaacacagtgtgtgtgtgtgtgtgagagagatagaacGTACCTTCTGTTCAAACTGTGACTTCATCGAGTTCCACTGGACATCCCACTGCTTGTTCACATCCAGTACCTGTCATCATCATCACAACAGAAATATGACTGAAACCAATACGTCATGTACACATTTTTGCACAGACTTCCACCAAACGGAAACAGGACACCTTATTAAGGGTGCGTCCCAAAACGGCTCCCTATaaaaagtgcactactttgtatgggcccaggtcaaaactagtgcactataaaaagggaatagggtgtcatttgggatgtactCATACACATTTACAACAAAGACCTTTTTCTACGTGGCAAGAGGACACCTGATGTAACGTTGAGAGGGACTCACATCTTTCCTCTGCTTCTCTAGAAGCTTGATCTTCTTCTCGTAGGCCTCTGGGTCACAGGGCTTGGCCGGGGCTTTCTCCATTTCTGTGGCATTCCCCCTCCGCTGTGGGACAGGGATATAAAACacgattatttaaaaaaaaaaataattttaaaggaataatccacaccaaacctgtttttttgttttttgttttcattagtccactgttgataaaGTGCCAAAAATGTTTCCCCCCCATGTCAGCAATCACATTTTCAAGACATAGGACTTTCAAAAAGCTAACTGTCAAAACATCACAATGATGCGTTTCGCAATAAATGATTTGAAACGTAATTCATTCATAGAGCCCACTCTGCAACAGGACAAGGATATGAAACATTGCTCTTAAATTTCCCACACTAGTACAGATCATCATTTATACAAGTTGTGTCATAAAAATAAACACTTGCTTTTTTTTGGGAAGTCTCTCAGACATTCTACACTGACCAATGTGACAATATAAAAAAGGATTTCACACACAGCAACATTACAGTAGTACTACAGTCAATCACATCCCCATACTGTACGTTAGGATGAGACATCAGTCATGGTAACTATTCCACTACTGCGATGCCTGGCAATGACCTGACTCATACTGCCAATACTCAATACGGAAACTAGAGTATTTAAAACTGGAGTATTTACTGTAACAGCACACGTCCTGATGCTGTGGCTTCCTAGATGTCCATGCTGATCatttcccccctctcccccccccagcTTTTAATGTCCTCTGAATCAGACAGGTGCCATTCCATTCATTCTGGGGCAGGATTTACATACCTTCTGCGGTGTGCTGACTTCCATCTTGGATCTAACACTGGCAGTTCCCTCTTTCACCACATCTTCTTTGGCTTCTGGCTGCTCCTCGCTCTCTGCTGCGGTCTCTCCTGCTCCCGTATTCTGCTCTTTTAGCTTCAGGTTCTCTGGTCTGCAGTGACCAGAGAGTGAAAGCAGGGTTAGTGTTACTATGCAGTTATAGAGATATCTACAATATGTATCGCAGTGTTTAGTAGAGTAATGTGCAGCTTGACAGAGCCCTAGGATATCCTCTGGGAAGACCCTACAGCCCCACTGAGGTAGGGAGAATATTAGGGCAATTCCAGGAATCATCAAAAACAAAAAACTTTGACCAACTGTCATTTCACTTGAACCTTTGTAGTTGCTGGACAGAGAATCATTGTGAAAAAGAAAAGTGAAAGTCCACTTATAATTTACTGACTACCAAGTGTTTATTGCCTTTATTTAAGCTCAATAAACTCCAACAAAGTCCTAAACTTGACTTAGGAGCAGAAAAACAGTATAAAGCCAACCTTCAGTTTCAATTAACAATAATAAATAAACTGCTTCTCTCCCCTGGGGAGATGAAACTGAATCCAGAGAAAATACAAAAACTCACCTCAGTAGTTCCATGTCTCCGTTTCTGTACTGAAGGTCCTCCTCCATCTTCTTTCTCAGCTCGTTGTTCTCTTGTCTGAGCTGCTCACAAAGAGTCTAGACAAAGAGAAGGACAAGCATTAGTAACACAGCCCTCTCCTCCTGTACCAagacacacacctcccccctGACCAAGGCAGTCCCGTTCTGTTCCCCCTTTTCCTTCCCCATCGGACTCCATCACGACCACAGTCATCATGGGACGCTCGATGGTGAGAGACTTTGGCCTGCCCTACGGCCTGTGGGCTGACCAAGGTCCAATGTCACCCAGGCGCCCGTGTCAGAGACATCAATTCCCTTCTGCCCCGTTCTAGCCAACTACTCTAACACTGGCACCATCGTCACTCACGTTGGCTTTAACGACAAATCGCTTTCAGCAATCTGAGGAACTGTAGAAGGACTACAACATTGTCTTGAACACCCTTGTTGGCACAGGGAAGTGAATAATCTTATCTGGCCCGATGCCGTGCTATAGAATGGGTTCGGAAAGTTACAGCCGCCTCGCTGCCCTAAAGGAGTTCCTGAAGAAACTTTACAAATACAGGAATGCCTCCGTTTGTGACAATTTTGACTTGCTGTGGGAGCAACCAACAGTCTTTAAAAGAGAGGGGATTCTCCCTAACCACAGTGGTTCCAGGATGATCTCCTTCAACATAGTGAACCGCTATGCTAGTGCTCCAGTCCCCCGTAATAATAAGCAATAGTCTGGGTGGCCGGACTATTAACAGCAGTTCTTACagcttgggggcagaagctggtaagtagccttttggtcctagacttggcgctccagcacggcttgctgtgcggtagcatggaattctgccaccccaggtaactcaagctagcaataaaagCAGATAAAAGAACACCTTACAGCAcgacggggactgtgaagagacacacattttaatatatactttttaaattgtattttgaattatatgatgtattgtgttacgcattttatttgttgtgttttgtttcctatttggacccaggaagagtagaCGGTGCCTTGGTTTTGCAACATAATTTGGTTCAGCATCAGgaatgacaacacacacacacacacataattgtTATTCGCTATTCAGGCTTAATTTCCAGTCTTTGAAATACCTGTGTGGACATTTGTCTACCTGCCTCTCACCCCTGTCAGTTACCTGTAGGAGGGATGTCCTCTGCTCGTTCTTTTGGACCTTGGAGGAGAGGTGGTGGAACTCGACGGCCATGCGTCCCAGGTGGGCTAGGAGCTGGTTGGGGTTGGACGCCTCAGCAAAGATACTGAAGGAGTTTTGTAGACGCTGCAGCTGGCTGGCTAACTCCTGGTTCTCCTGAGGGAGCTGTCCTGTTCCTGCACCAGCCTGGACATCAAAATCAAACTTGATTTATACAGCACCTCAAAAACAATACATTTCTAGACAAATATGACATCAAGATAAAATAACTAAGATTAAAAAAAGATAAGAGTTAAACAATAGTAAAACAGAGAGGACCTGAGAAACACCAGTCAGAACCTTTGAACTGCCATACTGACTGGACAGGACACCAATCAAGTAATGTCAAAACAACATATTTCTAGTTTCATGGATACTAGATGTATAAAAATAAGGACAAATCCCATCTGAATCATACAGCCTGTAGATAGAGTCTTCCTCTGTGTGTCAGTCTATCCCTCCGTGTTGTATTGATTGATCAATCGTGTAAGTAACGCTCCATATCCTATATGCAATGCAGTACTATACATGTTGTGCAATATTGTACAATGAAGCAAAACCCCCATTAAGATTGAGCTTCTTCTAAACGTTTCAGCGGCTCAGAGTCAGTCTATAGACTTGTGAAAATGTGTCACAGCTTTCCTATACTTTTGGGTGATGATGCATTACATCAGCGATAGTCATTTGATTCTATACCATATCAGTCCGGAATATTCTGTGACTGACATTCTTCCCTGTCAGGCATTCCCTAACTGCaggcgtttgtgtgtgtggtcagtaatAATCGTGGACATTCCCTGTGCTGACTCATGTCGAGCTACCAGTATTGAGTTAGTTGGCTGTTAGTTGACTCACTAGAGAAGAGACACAGGAGAAGTTCCTGATATAGAAGACATGAACAAAGACAATCGAGAGCTAAGGAAATGAAACTTGAGGAGCTGCTCTTAGATTCTTCACCAGGTATAACGATCATGTTCAATGGTTTTTAAACCTCTTAACTCTGGTGGCATTTTCTAAAACGACATATGAATATTGTATACTACCCTCATAAAGCACGTTTGGTTTCAGAACTCTTAAGTCCTACAAACACAGTCCTGTCCAGTCAGTATGGCGGTACAGAGGATCTGCTTTAGTACTGTTAGAAAAGGTAACAGAGGAATTCTAATGAAGGTGTCCAAAATCAAAATGTGTCTACTACAGAGATaggccccaaaaaatgtaaaaactgaCAATTGTCCCCATGTTGGTGAATAAGAGATTTGAAATACAATATGACACCAATTACACAACTTGCACCTTTGGTGACTTGACCTATATTGTGTATTCTATGAATAAGAACATAGAGCATGATTTATGGTGTTTATGGGGAAGACGTGTAGCTATTAAATGATATGTCACTTTCTATTTTCTGatcatattttagtttttttgggagggggggggggggatgtgtcTGGCCCTGTACAGGGCCCAAAATAACCACTCAGTTTAACTGGAAgttatatatagatagatagagagatagagagagagagatagagagatagagagatagagagatagagagagagaacaatctTGCTGAACTTGAGCCATTTAGACACAAACTAGCTACCCTCGCATGAAAATTTGTACATCCCCATTTTTTGCCCAGTTATTGTTAGCTACCCTCGCATGAAAATTTGTACTTACCGTCTGGGTATCAGAGGTCTTCTCCTCCATATTCCACACCTCAAACTCAGACAGACCTTCCTACAAGCACCAAAGAGGGCAATGATCCAGACTGATCAGTATTAAAGGGAtgcttcaggattttggcaatgaagccctttatctccttccccagagtcagatgaactcctggataccttcttttttttttttatgcgtCCAGTAAggaggaagttagaggtagtttcccGAACCAaggctaactagcatta is a window encoding:
- the LOC115205738 gene encoding TNFAIP3-interacting protein 1 isoform X3 — translated: MNEERQAEKTFPAPCLVSESVAMEGKGPYRIYDPGGGEAKAREAREEGSSVGGSSYRLLLEENSVLRERMKGLKSLGDLLEESQWEASKLRQRVEELVRDNEALKSSTSSFATSLCMGGPVQTETQGQGKLHRQPSMDQRPSQSCLSTEKALHHDQPSEGLSEFEVWNMEEKTSDTQTAGAGTGQLPQENQELASQLQRLQNSFSIFAEASNPNQLLAHLGRMAVEFHHLSSKVQKNEQRTSLLQTLCEQLRQENNELRKKMEEDLQYRNGDMELLRPENLKLKEQNTGAGETAAESEEQPEAKEDVVKEGTASVRSKMEVSTPQKRRGNATEMEKAPAKPCDPEAYEKKIKLLEKQRKDVLDVNKQWDVQWNSMKSQFEQKITDLRQRLADSQKAVQELEAEREQRQRDYDKKLLLAKSKIENVQGEKECLNSETTELKQKVRYLQDQLLPLSKQREYQEKEIQRLNRALEKALNLHPPPSSQQPLGQGTSGNHDDRPSNFTRQALLTQIAVLKEQVKIFEEDFRKERSDRERMNEEKEDLRRQVERLQGQVTNLTNQAQRERCKLERLQMQHHKQVAPGGGSGQDVWTTHHQPRILNIAATAAADSVAQTGRGDFTPVRPRGSRWSGAGDGSRPPPENTDQSTATGFGRRE
- the LOC115205738 gene encoding TNFAIP3-interacting protein 1 isoform X4 is translated as MNEERQAEKTFPAPCLVSESVAMEGKGPYRIYDPGGGEAKAREAREEGSSVGGSSYRLLLEENSVLRERMKGLKSLGDLLEESQWEASKLRQRVEELVRDNEALKSSTSSFATSLCMGGPVQTETQGQGKLHRQPSMDQRPSQSCLSTEKALHHDQPSEGLSEFEVWNMEEKTSDTQTAGAGTGQLPQENQELASQLQRLQNSFSIFAEASNPNQLLAHLGRMAVEFHHLSSKVQKNEQRTSLLQTLCEQLRQENNELRKKMEEDLQYRNGDMELLRPENLKLKEQNTGAGETAAESEEQPEAKEDVVKEGTASVRSKMEVSTPQKRRGNATEMEKAPAKPCDPEAYEKKIKLLEKQRKDVLDVNKQWDVQWNSMKSQFEQKITDLRQRLADSQKAVQELEAEREQRQRDYDKKLLLAKSKIENVQGEKECLNSETTELKQKVRYLQDQLLPLSKQREYQEKEIQRLNRALEKALNLHPPPSSQQPLGQGTSGNHDDRPSNFTRQALLTQIAVLKEQVKIFEEDFRKERSDRERMNEEKEDLRRQVERLQGQVTNLTNQAQRERCKLERLQMQHHKQVAPGGGSGQDVWTTHHQPRILNIAATAAADSVAQTGRGDFTPPRGSRWSGAGDGSRPPPENTDQSTATGFGRRE
- the LOC115205738 gene encoding TNFAIP3-interacting protein 1 isoform X5, coding for MEGKGPYRIYDPGGGEAKAREAREEGSSVGGSSYRLLLEENSVLRERMKGLKSLGDLLEESQWEASKLRQRVEELVRDNEALKSSTSSFATSLCMGGPVQTETQGQGKLHRQPSMDQRPSQSCLSTEKALHHDQPSEGLSEFEVWNMEEKTSDTQTAGAGTGQLPQENQELASQLQRLQNSFSIFAEASNPNQLLAHLGRMAVEFHHLSSKVQKNEQRTSLLQTLCEQLRQENNELRKKMEEDLQYRNGDMELLRPENLKLKEQNTGAGETAAESEEQPEAKEDVVKEGTASVRSKMEVSTPQKRRGNATEMEKAPAKPCDPEAYEKKIKLLEKQRKDVLDVNKQWDVQWNSMKSQFEQKITDLRQRLADSQKAVQELEAEREQRQRDYDKKLLLAKSKIENVQGEKECLNSETTELKQKVRYLQDQLLPLSKQREYQEKEIQRLNRALEKALNLHPPPSSQQPLGQGTSGNHDDRPSNFTRQALLTQIAVLKEQVKIFEEDFRKERSDRERMNEEKEDLRRQVERLQGQVTNLTNQAQRERCKLERLQMQHHKQVAPGGGSGQDVWTTHHQPRILNIAATAAADSVAQTGRGDFTPVRPRGSRWSGAGDGSRPPPENTGTLTQQMATKKGLQTSGKPGWKITWNQDA
- the LOC115205738 gene encoding TNFAIP3-interacting protein 1 isoform X2, coding for MNEERQAEKTFPAPCLVSESVAMEGKGPYRIYDPGGGEAKAREAREEGSSVGGSSYRLLLEENSVLRERMKGLKSLGDLLEESQWEASKLRQRVEELVRDNEALKSSTSSFATSLCMGGPVQTETQGQGKLHRQPSMDQRPSQSCLSTEKALHHDQPSEGLSEFEVWNMEEKTSDTQTAGAGTGQLPQENQELASQLQRLQNSFSIFAEASNPNQLLAHLGRMAVEFHHLSSKVQKNEQRTSLLQTLCEQLRQENNELRKKMEEDLQYRNGDMELLRPENLKLKEQNTGAGETAAESEEQPEAKEDVVKEGTASVRSKMEVSTPQKRRGNATEMEKAPAKPCDPEAYEKKIKLLEKQRKDVLDVNKQWDVQWNSMKSQFEQKITDLRQRLADSQKAVQELEAEREQRQRDYDKKLLLAKSKIENVQGEKECLNSETTELKQKVRYLQDQLLPLSKQREYQEKEIQRLNRALEKALNLHPPPSSQQPLGQGTSGNHDDRPSNFTRQALLTQIAVLKEQVKIFEEDFRKERSDRERMNEEKEDLRRQVERLQGQVTNLTNQAQRERCKLERLQMQHHKQVAPGGGSGQDVWTTHHQPRILNIAATAAADSVAQTGRGDFTPPRGSRWSGAGDGSRPPPENTGTLTQQMATKKGLQTSGKPGWKITWNQDA
- the LOC115205738 gene encoding TNFAIP3-interacting protein 1 isoform X1, yielding MNEERQAEKTFPAPCLVSESVAMEGKGPYRIYDPGGGEAKAREAREEGSSVGGSSYRLLLEENSVLRERMKGLKSLGDLLEESQWEASKLRQRVEELVRDNEALKSSTSSFATSLCMGGPVQTETQGQGKLHRQPSMDQRPSQSCLSTEKALHHDQPSEGLSEFEVWNMEEKTSDTQTAGAGTGQLPQENQELASQLQRLQNSFSIFAEASNPNQLLAHLGRMAVEFHHLSSKVQKNEQRTSLLQTLCEQLRQENNELRKKMEEDLQYRNGDMELLRPENLKLKEQNTGAGETAAESEEQPEAKEDVVKEGTASVRSKMEVSTPQKRRGNATEMEKAPAKPCDPEAYEKKIKLLEKQRKDVLDVNKQWDVQWNSMKSQFEQKITDLRQRLADSQKAVQELEAEREQRQRDYDKKLLLAKSKIENVQGEKECLNSETTELKQKVRYLQDQLLPLSKQREYQEKEIQRLNRALEKALNLHPPPSSQQPLGQGTSGNHDDRPSNFTRQALLTQIAVLKEQVKIFEEDFRKERSDRERMNEEKEDLRRQVERLQGQVTNLTNQAQRERCKLERLQMQHHKQVAPGGGSGQDVWTTHHQPRILNIAATAAADSVAQTGRGDFTPVRPRGSRWSGAGDGSRPPPENTGTLTQQMATKKGLQTSGKPGWKITWNQDA